Proteins encoded in a region of the Fundulus heteroclitus isolate FHET01 chromosome 2, MU-UCD_Fhet_4.1, whole genome shotgun sequence genome:
- the LOC110368234 gene encoding uncharacterized protein LOC110368234 — protein MDQVPPSEDVRPRRRTTQPRWMEDYEGYTLPQAASYPPRTFAALEEIVWSGGREGIAEMTPLTQRSLQPTRYSAEFRETSPGHIGAAAPAYVSTPRPDQGPPAIMDVLQQIQEENRRLQLMVMDLRRQMDGSGATPPRSQTTQLYHQQQSHSPARRESTRSPQSQHPMLHSPPETRHPPLGDRVGPRMPPPLLQAAPPPPIRELHHLPAVPDRNIADHDWPPPPPPVAFYDDNYGRPTDQPTPVGQPADVVENLRERLQQLEARLSPAPSMLSEPQYDMVPPSVAPPRPPQRLTSEVPLPNSNEKTYRGPTPSIPKFTRGDPREFSRLKLALDNILPADATEMFKYQVLCDHLKFEEALLIADSYSNSLFPYSDTMASLTKHYGQPHQLSLQRIAELMEEPAIRAGDTVAFRRFALRVRALVGMLEQLGEDGRIELRCGSHVARLTRKLPQDLRATFRRHLHSWKAGIPSLMDFAEWLEYELEIQEDGDRFGKIEDIQRGRSWARKEHDKDHKATRKTSNVLHGTAHDTPPQAGQAEVLDYQGAPEKPKAYCPYCSNAQHFLDQCLNFKQLTKEQKTTWVKSNNRCWRCGRHHQAAQCRLRVLCKTCKGKHLEALHEVNLRSGRNETTPVNGTGAEVKSTTDVLYLDRRAGCNQVLLKISKVLLRNGDHTLETYAILDDGSERTILLQEAVQKLQLQGTPENLTLRTVRKDVKTLNGSSVTFKISPTGQPTKTFTIESAFTADGLGLAEHSYPVKRLQRRYKHLRMLPLQPFTAVHPLLLIGSDCPHLVTPIEPVRLGPPGGPAAVKTRLGWSLQGPVKSLQQGNRPTQCLFMSTISPAAELFNQVEKLWQLDILPYRNEKLVTRSRRDQEAMNLLEAKTRRVEVDGVLRYATPLLRVSNMPTLTAQPEAVLASLRSTEKRLSRDPEKAEAYQAEIAKLKKAGYVSEVSQEPEKTSNESWFIPHHLVTHNGKNRIVFNCSYTYRDKNLNELLLSGPNLGASLLGVLLRFREHSIAVSSDIKGMFHQVRLLPEDRPLLRFLWRDLQRDSPPRVYEWQVLPFGTTCSPCCAIYALQRHVRDHTQPGDAVRGSIENHFYVDNWLQSFPTPDMARDVTDQLRGLLLEGGFELRQWASSRPDVIGHLPKEIRSESSEQLLNHTDMDPQEPALGLRWLCHSDSLRYKSRLLDSSPVTMRNIYKVLASQYDPIGFLTPYTTRAKVLVQQLWEKKREWDDPLLPDELLTAWQEWENELQYLDCISMPRCYVSPAMDHSAYKREVHIFCDASQRAYGSVGYLRTENAEEYVEVAFLTARSRVAPKRQLSMPRLELCAALTGAQLANVLTQELTLEISRVVMWTDSTTVLSWIQSDSCRFKVFAGTRIAEIQELTDSHAWRYVETSQNPADDLTRGKSLKDLSGENRWAYGPPFLRQPPDQWPVHPVTTSEDITEELRKPTICLVSTVTGTHHSIPDTQQFSTFGELVKATAGYLHGAAADAKETPTAEEFKEAELSILQSAQRDSFPEEVQCLEAGKPIPSSSCLIMLAPEYDASVQLIRVGGRLRRCQELEDDVIHPIVLDPKHAVTKLLIRQFDHDLKHPGAERLFAELRRKFWILRGREAIRREQRSCPECQRWRAQPVNPKMADLPPARLRLHQPAFYSTGIDCFGPMQVKVGRRNEKRWGLLFKCLTTRAVHIEVLSTINTDSFLMALRRFISRRGKPTELLSDQGTNFRGGDRELQEAFKALHPSLQAQLAEYQIKFRFNPPSAPHHGGSWEREIRSIKAALIATLGSQVVSGEVLTTILIEIEGILNSKPLGYVSSDVADLDPVTPNLLLMGRPDPSLPQAVYHDSEPLSRRQWRACQVLSDRFWVRFLRHYLPTLQTRSKWQSDTSPLQLDTIVMIVDPQLPRASWPVGRIKQVFPGADGLIRTAEVEVRDRTYVRPVSRLIRLPAIPEENEQ, from the coding sequence ATGGATCAGGTTCCCCCAAGTGAAGATGTACGTCCACGCCGGCGAACAACCCAACCCAGATGGATGGAGGATTATGAAGGGTACACCCTCCCACAGGCTGCGAGCTACCCACCCCGTACCTTCGCTGCGTTAGAAGAGATTGTCTGGAGCGGAGGAAGAGAGGGAATTGCCGAGATGACACCCCTCACACAGCGCTCGCTACAGCCCACTCGTTATTCTGCTGAGTTCAGAGAGACATCTCCCGGTCATATTGGAGCTGCAGCACCTGCGTATGTGAGTACCCCACGGCCAGATCAGGGCCCACCTGCAATAATGGATGTGTTGCAGCAAATACAAGAGGAGAACAGAAGGTTGCAGCTAATGGTGATGGACCTGAGAAGACAGATGGATGGGAGTGGTGCAACACCTCCCCGTTCACAGACCACACAGCTGTACCACCAACAACAGAGTCACTCCCCTGCCAGACGAGAGAGCACCAGGTCCCCACAGTCACAACACCCCATGCTACATTCACCACCTGAAACACGACATCCACCACTAGGAGACAGGGTCGGACCACGGATGCCACCACCGCTCTTGCAGGCCGCACCACCGCCGCCAATAAGGGAGCTGCACCATCTGCCTGCAGTACCAGACAGAAATATAGCCGATCATGATTGGCCGCCGCCTCCCCCACCAGTAGCATTCTATGATGATAATTATGGGCGTCCAACAGATCAGCCTACACCCGTAGGGCAACCTGCTGATGTTGTGGAGAACCTTAGAGAACGTCTGCAGCAGTTGGAAGCACGACTGTCACCAGCCCCATCCATGCTGTCAGAACCACAATATGATATGGTGCCGCCATCGGTTGCACCCCCAAGACCCCCACAACGGCTAACCTCTGAAGTGCCACTGCCGAACAGCAACGAGAAGACATACAGGGGCCCGACGCCGTCTATCCCCAAGTTCACACGGGGTGACCCCAGAGAATTTTCCAGACTAAAGCTTGCCCTCGATAATATTCTTCCTGCTGACGCGACAGAGATGTTCAAGTACCAAGTGCTCTGTGACCACCTCAAGTTTGAAGAAGCTCTCCTGATAGCTGATTCCTATAGTAACTCCTTATTCCCCTACTCTGACACTATGGCTTCCCTGACCAAACATTATGGTCAGCCCCACCAGCTGTCTCTTCAGCGGATCGCAGAGCTAATGGAAGAGCCCGCTATCCGTGCTGGCGACACTGTAGCATTCAGGAGGTTTGCTCTGAGAGTCCGAGCTCTAGTCGGGATGTTGGAGCAGCTTGGTGAAGATGGACGCATAGAGTTAAGGTGTGGGTCTCATGTGGCCAGATTAACGAGGAAGCTCCCCCAGGATCTTCGAGCCACCTTCCGTCGCCATCTTCACTCCTGGAAGGCAGGAATCCCATCTTTAATGGACTTCGCAGAGTGGCTTGAATACGAGCTGGAAATCCAGGAGGATGGAGACCGGTTCGGCAAGATAGAGGACATCCAAAGAGGGAGAAGCTGGGCAAGGAAGGAGCATGATAAAGACCATAAAGCCACTAGGAAGACCTCGAACGTGTTGCATGGCACTGCTCATGACACACCACCCCAAGCGGGTCAAGCTGAAGTCTTGGACTACCAAGGGGCTCCGGAGAAACCCAAAGCTTACTGCCCCTACTGCAGTAACGCGCAACACTTTCTGGACCAGTGCTTGAACTTTAAGCAATTAACCAAGGAACAGAAGACGACCTGGGTGAAGTCCAACAATCGTTGCTGGCGTTGTGGCCGACACCATCAGGCCGCCCAGTGCAGGTTGAGAGTCCTATGCAAGACGTGCAAGGGGAAGCACCTTGAGGCCTTGCATGAGGTTAATCTTCGGTCCGGCAGGAATGAGACCACACCAGTGAACGGCACTGGTGCAGAGGTGAAGTCAACCACAGATGTTTTGTACCTGGATCGTCGTGCCGGCTGCAATCAGGTCCTTCTAAAGATCAGTAAAGTGCTACTGCGCAATGGTGACCACACTTTGGAAACATATGCCATATTGGATGATGGCTCAGAGAGGACGATCCTCCTCCAGGAAGCCGTCCAGAAGTTGCAGCTGCAGGGAACTCCAGAGAACCTCACCTTGAGAACAGTTCGGAAGGATGTAAAAACCTTAAATGGCTCATCGGTGACGTTCAAAATATCTCCAACTGGTCAACCAACAAAGACATTTACCATTGAGAGCGCCTTTACTGCAGACGGACTAGGCCTTGCGGAACACTCTTACCCAGTGAAGAGACTCCAACGCAGATATAAGCACCTCAGGATGCTCCCCCTGCAGCCATTCACAGCGGTTCACCCACTTCTGTTGATAGGATCTGACTGTCCACACTTGGTGACCCCGATCGAACCTGTCCGTCTCGGCCCACCTGGGGGCCCAGCTGCGGTAAAGACCAGGCTTGGTTGGTCGCTGCAAGGGCCAGTCAAATCCCTCCAACAGGGCAATCGCCCAACACAGTGTCTGTTCATGTCCACCATCTCCCCGGCAGCTGAACTCTTTAACCAAGTAGAGAAGCTCTGGCAACTGGACATCTTGCCATACAGAAATGAGAAGCTAGTGACTAGGTCACGGAGAGACCAGGAGGCCATGAACCTTTTAGAGGCAAAGACTAGAAGAGTGGAGGTGGATGGGGTCCTCAGATATGCCACACCACTATTGCGGGTGAGTAACATGCCTACACTCACAGCGCAGCCTGAAGCGGTACTCGCCAGCTTACGTAGTACAGAGAAGCGCCTTAGCAGAGACCCAGAGAAGGCAGAGGCATATCAGGCAGAGATTGCGAAGCTGAAGAAAGCAGGCTATGTCTCAGAAGTTAGCCAGGAGCCGGAGAAGACCTCCAATGAGTCGTGGTTTATTCCCCATCACCTGGTGACCCACAATGGGAAGAATCGGATCGTGTTCAACTGTTCTTATACTTATAGGGATAAGAACCTCAACGAGCTACTGCTGTCTGGTCCAAACCTGGGTGCATCCCTTCTGGGTGTCCTACTGCGGTTCAGGGAACATTCCATTGCTGTCAGCAGTGACATAAAGGGAATGTTCCACCAGGTGAGATTGCTGCCAGAGGACCGCCCTCTGCTGCGTTTCCTCTGGCGTGATCTACAGAGAGACTCCCCACCTAGAGTGTACGAGTGGCAAGTCCTTCCATTTGGGACTACTTGTTCCCCATGCTGTGCCATATACGCCCTACAGAGGCATGTACGTGATCACACTCAACCAGGGGATGCAGTGCGTGGGTCCATCGAGAACCACTTCTATGTAGACAACTGGCTACAGAGCTTCCCTACCCCAGATATGGCCAGAGATGTTACAGATCAGTTGAGAGGGCTGTTACTGGAGGGAGGCTTCGAGCTGCGACAGTGGGCCAGCAGTAGGCCAGATGTCATCGGTCACCTACCGAAGGAGATCAGGTCAGAGAGCAGCGAACAGTTGTTAAACCACACCGACATGGACCCGCAAGAACCTGCCCTGGGGCTGCGTTGGTTATGCCACTCAGATTCGCTGCGGTATAAATCACGGCTGCTGGATAGCTCCCCTGTCACCATGCGGAACATCTATAAAGTATTGGCCAGCCAATATGATCCCATAGGGTTCCTCACGCCCTATACTACGAGGGCCAAGGTGCTTGTTCAGCAGCTGTGGGAGAAGAAGCGGGAATGGGATGACCCTCTGCTGCCTGACGAGTTGCTCACGGCGTGGCAAGAATGGGAGAACGAGTTACAGTACCTGGACTGCATCAGTATGCCTCGCTGCTATGTTAGTCCAGCCATGGATCATTCAGCCTACAAGCGAGAGGTCCACATATTCTGTGATGCGTCTCAACGGGCGTATGGCAGTGTGGGATATCTACGCACAGAAAATGCAGAGGAGTATGTGGAGGTGGCTTTCCTGACAGCTCGGTCCCGAGTGGCCCCCAAGCGTCAGCTCTCAATGCCACGACTGGAGTTATGTGCTGCACTTACGGGTGCACAGCTTGCAAACGTGCTAACTCAAGAGCTTACTTTAGAGATATCCAGAGTGGTCATGTGGACAGACTCCACAACTGTTCTTTCTTGGATCCAGTCGGACTCTTGCCGCTTTAAGGTGTTTGCAGGAACCCGTATTGCAGAAATTCAAGAGCTGACTGATAGCCATGCTTGGCGCTACGTGGAGACGTCACAAAACCCAGCAGATGACCTCACCCGGGGAAAGTCACTGAAAGACCTATCAGGTGAGAATCGTTGGGCTTATGGACCCCCGTTCCTGCGGCAGCCACCTGACCAGTGGCCAGTGCACCCAGTCACAACAAGTGAGGACATCACTGAAGAGCTGCGAAAGCCAACGATCTGCCTGGTTAGCACAGTAACCGGCACCCATCATTCCATACCTGATACTCAGCAGTTTAGCACATTTGGTGAACTGGTGAAAGCCACTGCGGGGTACCTTCACGGGGCGGCTGCTGACGCTAAAGAGACTCCCACAGCAGAGGAGTTCAAGGAAGCAGAACTCAGCATCCTGCAGTCCGCCCAAAGAGACAGCTTCCCTGAAGAAGTCCAGTGTCTGGAAGCTGGGAAACCAATCCCTTCCTCCAGTTGCCTAATCATGCTGGCTCCAGAATATGACGCATCAGTCCAGTTGATACGGGTTGGAGGGCGTCTGAGGCGTTGTCAGGAACTGGAGGATGACGTTATCCACCCTATAGTCCTTGACCCGAAACATGCTGTGACTAAGCTGCTCATCCGACAGTTTGACCATGACTTGAAACACCCTGGGGCAGAGCGACTCTTTGCAGAGTTGAGGAGGAAGTTCTGGATCCTTCGTGGCCGTGAGGCTATAAGAAGAGAACAGCGCTCATGCCCTGAGTGCCAGAGATGGAGAGCCCAACCGGTCAACCCCAAAATGGCGGACTTACCCCCTGCACGGCTCAGGCTACATCAACCAGCCTTCTACTCTACGGGGATTGACTGTTTTGGTCCGATGCAGGTTAAAGTCGGCCGACGGAATGAGAAACGCTGGGGCTTACTCTTTAAATGCCTCACGACAAGAGCTGTCCATATTGAGGTGCTGTCCACCATCAACACAGACTCCTTCCTGATGGCCTTGAGGAGGTTCATATCCCGTCGGGGGAAACCAACAGAGCTGCTTTCGGACCAAGGCACCAATTTCAGAGGTGGAGATAGGGAATTGCAAGAAGCTTTCAAAGCCCTCCATCCTTCTCTCCAAGCACAGCTGGCAGAGTACCAGATCAAGTTCCGCTTCAACCCACCTAGTGCCCCTCACCACGGTGGCTCCTGGGAGCGGGAAATCAGGTCTATCAAGGCTGCTCTGATTGCTACCCTGGGCTCGCAAGTTGTCAGTGGAGAAGTGCTCACCACCATCCTGATTGAAATCGAGGGTATCCTCAATTCCAAACCCCTTGGTTACGTGTCATCTGACGTAGCAGACTTGGACCCGGTGACACCTAATCTATTGCTGATGGGGCGGCCAGACCCCTCCCTACCTCAGGCAGTATACCACGACTCAGAGCCGCTCAGCCGGCGGCAATGGAGAGCCTGTCAGGTGCTTTCGGATCGCTTCTGGGTGCGGTTCTTGCGCCActacctgcccacactgcaaaCCCGATCCAAGTGGCAGTCCGACACGTCCCCTCTTCAGCTGGACACCATCGTGATGATCGTCGACCCTCAACTGCCCAGAGCATCATGGCCTGTTGGGAGAATCAAGCAGGTGTTCCCTGGGGCCGATGGTCTGATTCGCACAGCGGAGGTTGAAGTTCGGGACCGCACCTATGTCCGACCTGTGAGCCGTCTTATCAGACTCCCTGCTATACCAGAGGAGAATGAACAGTGA